In Labilithrix sp., the genomic stretch GGAGCAAGAAGGAGTTCCTCCAGAAGTGTCCGCTCTATCAGGTCGGCGGCGGCATGGTCTCGCTCAACAACGACATCGACATCGGCGGCTTCGTCCCGCGCGACGCGCCGTTCAAGTTCGAGGCGGGCACGCCGGCGATCGAGGCGACGATCGGCTTCGGCGCGGCGATCAAGTGGATGCGGAGCATCGGGATGGACGTCATCCGCGAGCACGACGTCGCGATGAGCAAGTACCTCATCGAGGGGCTCGCCGACATCCCGGGCGTCCGCGTCCTCGCGAAGACGCTCCCCTCCGACAAGCGCATCGCGCTCGCGACGTTCGTGGTCGACGCGCCGGCGATGACGCAGGAGAGCGTCGCGCGCGCCCTCTGCGACATGTTCGCGTGCTGCGTCTCGGCCGGCTTCCACTGCACCCACGTCCTCCACGCCCGCGCCCACCTCCCCGGCACCGTCCGCGCAAGCCCCCACGTCTTCAACACGACCGAAGAAATCGACACCCTCCTCGAAGGCGTCCGCGAAATCGCGTCGTAACGAGCGAACCACGCGACGCCGCGCGGCCGAGCCTGAGCGGGCCGGGGCGCGAGTTGATGCGCGGCTGAGCGCCGCGCGCGGGAGGGGCGGTGGGGGACTATAGTGCGGCGATCGATGACGATCCTGTCGCCGCCTCAGCAAGTTCGCGCGTTTCGTTGGGTCGTTCTCCTTCTCTCCGTCGGGGCGGCGATGACGTTCTTTCCGCTGTGGGCGCCGCTCGTGCTCGCGGCGTGGACGGCGGTCATGCTGCGTCCCTTCTCCCTCCGCATCGCGCGCGCGATGGGGCGCGACCGCGCCGCCGCCGTCATCGTCGTCCTCCTCGTGATGGCCGTCTTCGTCCCGCTCCTCGCCGCGCTCGGCTCGCTCACGCTCGGCGCGATGGACCTCGCGCGCAGCCTCGCGAAGTCCGGCAACGCGAAGAGCGCGTTCATCTCGGTCGTGCAAGGCAACGGCGGCGAAGGCGGCGACCCGCTCGACGGGCTCCGCTCCCCCGGCAAGCTCGTCGAGCTGGTCCAGGAGCACGGCATGTCCGCGGTGCAGATCCTCGGCGGCGCCGCGGGCGCGGTGGCGCACGCGGTCCTCGGCACCTTCATCTTCTTCTACGCGACCTACGTGTTCCTCATCGACGGGCCCGACCTCTACGAGTGGATCGAGCGCCACGCCCCGATCGAGCCGACGCACACGCAGCGCCTCGCCGCGGCCTTCGTCGAGACGGGCCGCGGCCTCTTCGTGGGCATCGGCCTCACCGGCTTCTCGCAGGGCATCGTCGCGACCATCACCTACTTCGCGCTCGGCGTCCCGCGCGCCTTCGTGCTCGGCCTCGTGACGTGCCTCGCCTCCCTCATTCCCTCCGTCGGCACCGGCCTCGTCTGGGTCCCCGTCGCGATCGGCCTCGCCCTCGCGGGCCGCCCCGGCTCCGCCGCGATCATGGTCGGCGTCGGCGTCTGCGTCATCGCCCTCATCGACAATGTGCTGCGCCCGGTCTTCGCGCGCTTCGGCAAGCTGCACCTCTCGACGTTCATCCTCCTCACGTCGATCTTCGGCGGCCTCGCCATCTTCGGCACGTGGGGCCTCTTCCTCGGCCCTCTCTTCGTGCGCATGGCGAAGGAGGCGCTCGAGCTGCAGCGGAAGGACCGCCTCCTCGAGAAGCGCGCCGAGCTCGACGCCGCGGCGGCCGCGACCGCTAGCGACGCGACACCTGACTGAAGCCGAGCTCCTCGAGCGCCTTCCGGATCGCGTCGCGCGCCTCGTCCATCACCTTCGGGTCGGGGTCCTTCTGTTGCCGATCGAAGTCGAGGTCGTGCGCGTCGTCGATCGGCACGAGGTGCACGTGGACGTGCGGCACCTCGAGCCCGGCGACGAGCATGCCTACCTTGGTCGGCTGGAACGCGCGCTGGATCGCCCGGCCCGTCGACCGCGCCGTCTCCATCACGTGCGCGTTCAGCTCGGCGGGCATGTCGAGCCAGTGATCGATCTCCTCGCGCGGCACGACGAGCGTGTGCCCCGTTCGCAGCGGATGCGCCGACAAGAACGCGACGCACCGCGCGTCCTCCCAGACGAACCGCCCTGGTAGCTCTCCCGAAATGATCCGCGTGAAGACGGTAGGCATGCCCAAGACCGTACCGCTGTGGCGAGCCGTTTCGCGCTGCGTTGGATCGCGCAGGGTGGTGCGCAATTAGCGCGGGGCCCCGTGGCTCACCATGATCCACCCAAGTAAATTCAATATGTTACGTACATTCAACGGTTGGTACAGAAGGTGATGAAGGGTAGGACAACCACCGCAACCGGAGAGATTGCCATGAAGGTCAGCCACATCGCGTTCGCCAGCCTCGCCCTCGTCGCCGTCGCCTGCGCTCCCTCGACGAGCGAAGACATCGACACCGGCGCCGGCGCGGCGAGCGAGGAAGTGGTCGCGGCCAAGTCGATCACGGTCGGCGGCATCACGCTCAAGACCGAGCACGCGTCCGCGAAGGTGAAGGCGCAGAACCCGCCCGAGGAGTGGAACCCCGAGTTCGACTCCTGCGAGACGAACGTCGACTACTTCGTCATCAGCGGCACGCAGCACGACGCCGAGATCAACAAGGCCCTCCGCGGCGAGTGGCAGCTCCCGACCGCCGCCTCCTGCGAGTACGCGGAGACCTACGACGCCGGCGTCACGCTCCACATCCTCGATCCCGAGCAGGGCATCCTCAGCCTCACCGAGGGCGAGAGCTTCTACGGCGGCGGCGCGCACCCGAACCACGGCATGGAGTTCAAGGTCATCGACCTCGAGAGCGGCAAGCTCCTCACCCTCGCCGACTACGTGAAGGACGACGCGACGCCGAAGCTCCAAGACCTCGTGAACAAGGAGATCGAGACCTCGCTCACGCGCGTGTACTTCGACAGCCCTCGCTTCGACCAGAGCGGCCGTAAGCGCACCTACGAGGTGAAGCCGCTCGACGCCGAGGGGCAGGAGATGATGAAGAACTTCGCCGACTACTACTTCACGACCTGGGAGGACGACGCGAAGCGCCCGTCGAAGCCGTCCGAGCTCCGTGACTTCCTCGTCGCCGGCACCGGCATCCGCATCGATCTCTCGAACCAGCTCCCGCACGCGTTCGGCGGCATGGAGGCCTCGTACAAGCTCACGTGGGGCGACCTCGAGCGCGCCGGCGCCCTCCGCACCGACACCGATCTCATCGCCCGCACGAAGGCCGCGCGCCCGCGCCAGCCGCGCTGAGGGACACGAAGGCGACGCGTCCTCGACGCGAGCTGGGATACGGTCGCGAG encodes the following:
- a CDS encoding HIT family protein, with product MPTVFTRIISGELPGRFVWEDARCVAFLSAHPLRTGHTLVVPREEIDHWLDMPAELNAHVMETARSTGRAIQRAFQPTKVGMLVAGLEVPHVHVHLVPIDDAHDLDFDRQQKDPDPKVMDEARDAIRKALEELGFSQVSRR
- a CDS encoding AI-2E family transporter yields the protein MTFFPLWAPLVLAAWTAVMLRPFSLRIARAMGRDRAAAVIVVLLVMAVFVPLLAALGSLTLGAMDLARSLAKSGNAKSAFISVVQGNGGEGGDPLDGLRSPGKLVELVQEHGMSAVQILGGAAGAVAHAVLGTFIFFYATYVFLIDGPDLYEWIERHAPIEPTHTQRLAAAFVETGRGLFVGIGLTGFSQGIVATITYFALGVPRAFVLGLVTCLASLIPSVGTGLVWVPVAIGLALAGRPGSAAIMVGVGVCVIALIDNVLRPVFARFGKLHLSTFILLTSIFGGLAIFGTWGLFLGPLFVRMAKEALELQRKDRLLEKRAELDAAAAATASDATPD